The sequence ATTTTGTGATCTGCAAAATCAAACATATTTCAATCAGATTTAAACTAAGAGGTCACAGGACGGTAGTCTACTTTTAATGATCTCTTCTCTGTCCATCTTGATAGCTGGTTTGGGTTTTGGCTTATCCAGAGTAAGTAACATAGTTTCTGACATGCCATACatctggggggaaaaaataagaaaaggacaTGATCAAGAGTTCAGACTTTTCTGAAAAGAATAGCGAAAAAAGTAGTTACGCTGATAAGATTGTGGAGATTTGacataatttcaaaaatgcgACGTTCAAAGGTTGACAAGATTGAGCAGCCGCAGTAAATAAGGGTTTCAACGCTGCTGAGGTcgtatttttcaagttcagggTGGATACACATCCCAGCCAGTTCATATGGGAAAATACTAATTACAGTAGGCTAATGGCGAAATGATATGTAGAAAGCAATTATTTATTAGCTAGTTGACTGACCTCTTCAATTAATATTCTTACTACCTTAATCAAATTAATCCCGTGAAGAATTGCTTCCAATTTCGGATCGGAGAAGGTGAAAATGACTTTATGTTCAACCGTACCCCTCGTGAAATTAAACAAACCCGAACCGTGAACCATTGAACCGGTGAACATCAACTTTTGCCCCACCAATTCCGACTGCTCATTCCTGTTCTCCACAGCCAAATAAATTCTCTTAAATGGGCTTGTTTTAAAAAGGCAGTTTTATGAAATAGTTTACGACTCACCTGTCATCGGGCGGTCGCAAATAGGGGCTCAGCGAGTAGTGCGTGTGCACGATGCCTTTGGGGATGCCGGTGGTACCGCTGGAATAAGTGAACCATGCCGGAGCAAGCACGTCGAACTCGAATTCATCTACAATTTTTATccaaaaacaaatgacaaacgaattcttttttgtttttaatggaagtaattatttatcaaaccgtgttcaaatttttcttgggGTTCGAATAGTTGCGCGATCGGGATGCAACCTTCCGCCTGGCCAAAGACAAACACCTGAATATCCAAGCCCTGGACGGCTTGCAAAACCTTTTCGGCCCTCGGTTCATCGGTCATGATGAACCTACACTTTGTTTCAATCAGCCGATTTCGAATTTGCTCTGAACAGAAATATCCGAATGAAGCACGATTcagtaaaaacaattaaattttgcAGATGCATTAATGTACCAGGAAATAAACCAATGTCCAATCCGGAACAACTTCCGCACGCTTTCCACACGGCAAAGAAAACAATCGGTATTTCGATGTGATTGGATCCGACAAGCCCTACGGTGTCCCTAGGTCGCAATCCTCTTCGCCGAAGCGAGATGTGCAATCGGTCAATTGCAACCGCTAGTTGAGAGTAAGTCATCGATTTCCCCGTGCTTAAATCCGTCTGATAAATTACGATAACATTACAGCGTTCCGtagaaagttcttttttcttttttaaacataaTTTAATACAAACTTGCCATCCAAGTGAGGTTGCCGTGAAGGGCtacattttcttgaattttctgGACAATGTTTTCGCCGGTTATTGAAGGAACGTAGCGGGATGGATGAAACTGCCCTTCGTTGTCAATGACGCCCTCGCCAACCAGTTCGTTGTCGATTATCGGCATAATGTCACTAGGAGCGAGTGGAAGTCGAATGTGTTGGAAGTTGTGAAAACCTGTCTATGGTATACTAGATAAAGATTGTACTTAACGGTAGGCGTATTCAAACAGCTTCACCGACAAGGCGACAACTTCACCGACAACTTCACCGACAACTTCACCGACAACTTCACACAGGATATCCACCCACAATAGTCGcaaacagagagagaaagagtccTTTATGTTAGGAGCTAGGAAAGGAGGGGAGGAGAACAACGCTGTCACATTGGTGTATATACTACTCAGTTTGTAATATCCAACAGAATGCACTCTCATACGAAATACACGGGCTCTTTACTGGATATGAAGATGCCGAATGACGCTGACAATGCGTTGTTGAAACACGTTGGGCTAAGAGGGTCAATTGGTCCCTTGCGATAGCCTTATCTTCATTTCAGGCCCTTATCGGAGAGAaggtaaacatttttcaaacgatTTGTGTGTTGCTATGAGACTCAAATACCACctgaaaattaattcaaatgacAATTGATCAAATCAACGTCCGTATAGTACTTCATACAAGAGTTGTTGTTCATGAACTTTTCACAAGGAAGTTTCGGGGGTTCTTGAGTTTGAGTTGTAATGAAGAATGATTCCTTCTCATTGCCTTATTTCCGTGAGACAAATTCTTATGGCGTCACTCAATTCTTTCCTGGTGTAGCAACGGGAATGACAACCAGCGGATGTCATTGATCAGCTGCGATGTTCTTGTTTgtgacttttttgttttttccgtaGTTATGATTATTCCTgtaattcattttgataattaCTTTAGCAGTGCATCATCCTTGGACACCGAGATTAATTTGTACCCCGGAAAAAAGAACGAGTCTATAAGACGGAAATGAACTTCCCGGTGCCAAGTTCACTTGTTCGCCACCAGCCATCCTCTATCAACGTCTACATTGCTTCAATACAAAGGTGAATTTaatctaaaagaaagaaagcatAAATAttgtataattattttttttttttaataagccTTACAGATTATTTCAACTGTTGTCAGGAAAATGTCCAAAGATCGTTCCGTAATGGTCATTTTGTTCTTGGTGGTATTCGGATGCTTTCAATTAGCGTTCGGACAAAACAGAGACGATACAACGGCATATCTGTCTACTGGAAGCGGCGGATTAGGCAACAACAGCCAAGCGGACGGAGATAGATCTTCCAAATGTAagcagaatttttttaaatttattttcattataaaTGATTtatgattgaattttttagtCATATCTCTTTTCTCGATCGTGCGATTCTCGAACACTCCGTGCACCACATCGACCGGCCTCAACGGAACGTGTTTCACTTCCTCCGAGTGCTCCAAAAATGGCGGTACTGCTACCGGAAGCTGCGCATCAGGATTCGGAGTTTGTTGTGtgggtaaataataattaaattgttttaatagTTACCCTCATTTTACAGCGAACTTacgtaaattattctttcaatTAATTCTGTAGTTACGATTCAAACTTGCGGAcaaacaacttcattgaattccaCCTACTGGCAAAATCCCGGCTATACTAATACGTACACTACCGCTGGACAATGTTCACTCTACGTCACCAAATCGTCTTCTGACATCTGCCAATTGAGGTAAAATCAAGagcacaaagaaaagaaagtttcTAATTAACTTACCTACGTTTGTACTTTGACAGATTGGATTTCATTGGATTTACCTTGGCCAATCCAGATGCCACTGCAAAGTTAACTGCTGGCCAGTGCTTGGTTGACGTGTTCACAGTGACTGGCCAATCAAATGCAGTTCCCGCCATATGCGGAAGCAACGCCAATCAGCACAGTAAGTCAATTAGTTAACCATCACGTAACCACAATTACGTaatcgtttttttgttgtgaagTTTACATGGACATGACTCCGGGAACGCAAACATTTAGCCTCAACATGATTCTTACTGGAACGACAACTTCCCGTTTGTGGAACATTCGAATCAGCcaggtaataaaaaatttcgttaTAATCCAAAGtacaaaatgaataaaatttttaatgtttcagaTACCTTGTGGAACGTCGTACACTGGTAAATATAATCGGCGCTAGTTTCTTCatagatgaatttttaaatctaaAGAAATTATCTGACgcaaaaatgttctttttttcataattaatTCTACGTGCTAGCTCCTGAAAATTGTTTGCAATATTTTACCGAACCGACTGGAAAGATAACGTCATTTAACTATCAGTCCGCTACTACACCACTAGTACAACACTTGGCGTATCAAGATTACAACATATGTATTCGAACGAACCAGGTATTGACTTTACGGTCTTAAATCTAAATTTAAGTTgaggaaattaataaattactCTCCCGAAGGGATTCTGTGGCATTTGTTACGTTGCCTGCACGACGGCAGTGACGAATGCCGAACCGGCATTCGCCATATCCGGAGTAGACACAAATGTCGCTGCGGCAGCTTTTGCTGCAGCCACAACTTCTCTAGTGGACGTGGATTGTGGAAACGATTGGCTGCAGATCCCTTGCGCAACTGACCAGATGAACAGCGTTTACACGAAGGCAAGCGTGGCTTCTCCTACGGGACCAACACTGGGCTGCGTGAACAAACTATGCGGAGTCTTTTTCAGCGCTGTTACCGCAGCCACCGCCAGTGCCCCAGTTTACAGTAAGTATCACCTAAACTGTTGATGTGCAATAGACATTTTTGTACTAAcgacgtttttttatttcaaggtTACACGAAGCCATTTAATATTTACTTCCATACTGACGGCAGTGAGTTTGGCTTGGCATCAGCAACTTTAATATCAGCATCTACAGAGAGTTTCGGATTCTGCTTGAGTTATACCCAACAAGCTTGTTCAAGCACCGTCTCCGTAACCAGTGGCTAACACTCACTTGCAACTAGACTAATAACCAATGCTTTTTATTGTTCCATTTATTTATCTGCTTTCACGAGATCCATGATTGTACACTTTGCACTTGTTCTTTAATAATACCGCTTGATAAACCTAAGTAAAATTTCAGTtagttatttcctttttttttaaactaaattatattaattaatgtaaaacaattcaaaactgaaattaTAAGTAGTAGTCGTAAAAAAGGTTTCTGAAAATTTGACAATGAGGAGCTGCGTTGATGAcgcattgaattaaaaaaaaaacatttctaattggatttatttttctgaaatgattGTCAGTAAATGaaggaaaattatttaagaaatATTTGTGGTGCATTCatcttagaaataaaaaattgtttgatcaTTGTTGAAATTGGCAACACAGCTCTGGTTGAATCGAGGACCCTCATTGTCAGTATTATTCGTCGATAGAGTAGGTTGTGAGTTGCTGGTTGTTCATTTTCGCGCTTTTTTTCTCCATGTCTGTGTTGATGGATGGACTATTTGGATAATTTGGGGCAATACCGAGTTCTCTCAATTTCTCTATATGTAGGTAGTATGTTTTATTGTAAGTAAAGATATTGTGTTTTTGTCAACTTAAAGTTAAGCTCAGTTTACAGCATTTGATATTAAGCGTAACTATTTtagtcatttttttctcttgaaaaCAAAGGTGTATTTTTTATCTTAAGCTTTTCGTAATTTTACATTAAAGCTTTTTgcgaaattttttggaaaagacGAAGGGATAACATGCCTCGTGTCATCACCATTACTCTTatgatgaatttgaattggatTTCCATTTGATAAATAACTTGTAAAATCTTGATGCATAGCGGTTGCACCACTCGCTTCTGAATGGACTTTTGTTGTACATGAGATTAAGAAGAGGTTTGATTGATTCCCACTTATCTGGCATGAAGCCATCAACGAGTAAATGCGTGTCGAAATAATTGCCGAACGAAGATGGCTGAATTTTGTCCGCATTCCAATTGATACGATCGATTCGCTTGAATCCTTCGTCCGACACCTTGTACACGTAATCCTGTGAATTTTGGATGATCCACTGAGCTACGCGGATGCTCACCAATTTCTGATCCAGGTACCAATCCTCCGAGGCGAATATCACGCGATTGTGGACTCGTTCACCAAAGAActgctggaaataattcagaaTACTTGCCGAGTCATTTGCAAAAGACGAGTTGATATTGACGATTTCTTTCCAGGTGGCTGCGCTAGCTCTTATATGACTCATTGGCAGCATTGGGTAGGATTTTCCATTGAAAGTGAAGGGCTCGCAACATTGGCTGTGCACGAGAATCAACGGCCGATCGATCCCAGGaggtaaataataatgttCTTTCCTTAACGGCCACAAATCTGAATCGGTTGTAATGATGTGATCGTTTGCTATGCCAGGAAATTCCTTCATATTGGCCACAAAGATCCTGGCCGTCTGGCTGAGCATCATTCGATTTTCCACTTTGGCCGAGATGAAGATCACTGTAGCATCCGGTTGTCTTTCCAGGTGATCGAGGACGTAGGACAGAATTGGGTGGACCCGCCACTCACTTTTCTCGCCGATAATCAAGACGATGCTTTCGAAACCGATCCTTTGCCACGCCAGAACAGTTAATGGAAGGTAAAACACGTAATCGAATCCCCTGTGAGAGTCCTGTTCCGGAGTGGAACAGCCAAAAACTGCAAAGCGTCTTTCAATTCGATTAGCTGTGGGTGACGAAGAATTACTTTCACCTTCGACGATTCGCAACAGGGAGTTAGTGTAGTAAATTGAGCAAATTTTACACACTATAACTACGCTAATTAGTCCTAAACACAATCTCGTGGCTTGTTTTCCGCACAGCATCCTGAGCAGTCTCGACGAAACAACCGAGCCGCTTAACTTGTTGCTAGGAAATGAGCCAACGCAGCAGGCACAAGCTCTCacgaaaatttcaataatattaGTCTCAGGGTTAGTTCTAATAGTGGTCCCCattgcaactttttttccgCTATCCCGTTTTCACACTTGATACAACTTGGCGTAACGCAATCGATTGAAACTAAATAGGTGCAGTGGGGATGTTTCGCCCATTAAGCCATCTTCTTTAGAACTTTTGTCGTGTTCCGTTACACTCGCTCCGTACCTAAAGCACCTTATAAACAAAGAGAGGGCACAGTGGACATAGTATTGTGGGCAGAATTTACTTCTATGAGTTAGTTTATTCTCAATCTCTCCCGGCATTTTTATCACAGACTCGTTAACACGATGCGAGAAAGAATTTCACAACAGGTAGAAATGCTCCAAGCGGAAATATAATCTAAATTAACATTTCACATTAGTATGTTATATCGTCCTATTGCCGTTGTCGATTGTATTTATTTACAGTGGGAACCTTTTGTTGATTCAAGTGTGAAATAGTTGTCTGTAACTATCCGATCTAAAATAGGGTGACAATAAGCGTACCTGCTGAATCAACATACAGGTATGACTAATTACACTTATTGCAATCTGGTTTGAATATGCAGTGCGTCTGTTGGCGGTAGAAATGGGGTGTCTGCCGATGAGTTCGATCCGTGCATACCGCTTCAGCTtagttttgtattttgttaTTCTAATTGTTCTcgtattaatttattttccagtGATTGACGAATTTAAAAAGGCAATCTATGTCGATCGCCGAATGCTATTAATTAAAAAGACACTGATTGCTAATCATTCTAGACACATCAATTCGACTTGTAATGAAGGCGCGGATTTGAGAGGCCCCCATCAAAAAGTGATTGCTTATTCCGTTTACGGCAATTTGACTCAGCCGAATGTAAATCGGAGGTACTTGAAACCTCTGGTGGAAACAGCCAAAACGATCCTCCGCGTTTACCCAGGtattttccaacattttcaaaatttattacgtggaaaacttattttttaaaataatttctattGATTCTATTGAGGATGGAATATAAGGATCTATCACAATTTAACGAGTCACGATGAATCCTGGCGACTTTTtcgaaaaacttttcaggaagcCGGAAGCCACATCGATTTGTGCAATGCGACGCACATTATCCAGGATCACAAACTGGGGAAAATATTCTCCATGACATGGCGCTGGGTAATAAAATCCATtgacttttatttcaaatttctataattaaaatgtataataaattcaaaatttttaatgcaGTTGCCTTTGCTGGATGACTTGGTGGACACGTTCATGTCGAGAGATGCCGACAGTCCGATAATACCCCGGGAGGAAGATGCCGTTCGTGAGTGGTTGTCTGGCGATAGAATCTTTCACGTTATGAGAGATCACCCCAAGCACTGCGTTTCAATGCTAGGAGGTTTGTGGGGAGTCAAACTTGATCACGAACGTTTCAAAATCACCAATGCGGCAAAGAGAATGTTGAAGAAGAATCATTTGCACACCTACGATTACGACCAGACTTTGCTCTCAAGACACATTTGGCCTATAGCCAGAACTAATGTGGTAATGACGtttgtaaaaacaacaacccatTAAAGATAACTTTAATTACGGAATGTTCAATCAGGTGGCTCACGATAGTTACTGCTGTCAATACTTTCCTCCTGCCCGGCCATTTCCGACACTCAGAATAGGTGGCGGTTTCGTTGGAATGGTGGGCGATTTGCCAGCCAATGACAATTCCACAGCTGCTGAATGTCCGCAGCAGTGTCGTCCGAAAAACGCGTCATCTGAGTGGCGGTATTGTTGAAAGTTTAACCGCGATGGATTCCGTGAATGAACAGCTCTATACAGTAAATCATAGTCGTGATATTTGtatacagtgtgtgtgtgtatgtgactATGTGTACAGTCATCACGCCATCATAAAATTTAGTCAAGTATTCTATGGACTTTATTCTTCGTGTTCACCAAGGCTTTTTGATCAAGGACTTGAATTTGAGCGTTGTCATTTGGGTGTTACTAAAATGCGCGTGCGCGCCTGCGCTTTGCGCGGCTACTAATATGCGCGGAATTTTTCTTGCgcgtaaaaaactaaaatgcgcgtcaaaattttccggaatttTGCGCGCGACCACGacggttaggttaggttaggttaggttaggttatttACGCGCATTTTCCCTTCGTCCTGCGCGCATTTTAGTGTGGTCGCGCGCAAAATTTTGACGAAAATTTTGACgcgcattttagttttttacgcGCAAGAAAAATTCCGCGCATATTAGAAGCCGCGCAACGCGCAGGCGCGCACGCGCATTTTAGATACACCCGTTGGCAACTGAGCTACTCGGTCATGCAACCGTGCCAACTCAACATTCAACAATTCAACAACAACTCCTTCATTaaagtttttcaaaatggTGGTCCTGGTCGCCTTTCCGATGGTGTGAACTTTGTAGTCTGTGAGTATCTATAATCACATTTATACCAGAGTAATCCTATAACTAGGATTATAGCCTACTTGTTTTGTTGTGATTATGGCCACGATTCTCAACGTTCATTTGGTTAGTGACTTAGTGTGAttcgttttcttgttcttgttttgcTATTTCTCTTCTTGTTGTGCTTAAACTTGTAACCATGGTAT comes from Daphnia pulicaria isolate SC F1-1A chromosome 11, SC_F0-13Bv2, whole genome shotgun sequence and encodes:
- the LOC124315317 gene encoding uncharacterized protein LOC124315317 isoform X1, with product MNFPVPSSLVRHQPSSINVYIASIQRKMSKDRSVMVILFLVVFGCFQLAFGQNRDDTTAYLSTGSGGLGNNSQADGDRSSKFISLFSIVRFSNTPCTTSTGLNGTCFTSSECSKNGGTATGSCASGFGVCCVVTIQTCGQTTSLNSTYWQNPGYTNTYTTAGQCSLYVTKSSSDICQLRLDFIGFTLANPDATAKLTAGQCLVDVFTVTGQSNAVPAICGSNANQHIYMDMTPGTQTFSLNMILTGTTTSRLWNIRISQIPCGTSYTAPENCLQYFTEPTGKITSFNYQSATTPLVQHLAYQDYNICIRTNQGFCGICYVACTTAVTNAEPAFAISGVDTNVAAAAFAAATTSLVDVDCGNDWLQIPCATDQMNSVYTKASVASPTGPTLGCVNKLCGVFFSAVTAATASAPVYSYTKPFNIYFHTDGSEFGLASATLISASTESFGFCLSYTQQACSSTVSVTSG
- the LOC124315464 gene encoding uncharacterized protein LOC124315464 isoform X4; protein product: MIDEFKKAIYVDRRMLLIKKTLIANHSRHINSTCNEGADLRGPHQKVIAYSVYGNLTQPNVNRRYLKPLVETAKTILRVYPGWNIRIYHNLTSHDESWRLFRKTFQEAGSHIDLCNATHIIQDHKLGKIFSMTWRWLPLLDDLVDTFMSRDADSPIIPREEDAVREWLSGDRIFHVMRDHPKHCVSMLGGLWGVKLDHERFKITNAAKRMLKKNHLHTYDYDQTLLSRHIWPIARTNVVAHDSYCCQYFPPARPFPTLRIGGGFVGMVGDLPANDNSTAAECPQQCRPKNASSEWRYC
- the LOC124315464 gene encoding uncharacterized protein LOC124315464 isoform X6: MLLIKKTLIANHSRHINSTCNEGADLRGPHQKVIAYSVYGNLTQPNVNRRYLKPLVETAKTILRVYPGWNIRIYHNLTSHDESWRLFRKTFQEAGSHIDLCNATHIIQDHKLGKIFSMTWRWLPLLDDLVDTFMSRDADSPIIPREEDAVREWLSGDRIFHVMRDHPKHCVSMLGGLWGVKLDHERFKITNAAKRMLKKNHLHTYDYDQTLLSRHIWPIARTNVVAHDSYCCQYFPPARPFPTLRIGGGFVGMVGDLPANDNSTAAECPQQCRPKNASSEWRYC
- the LOC124315241 gene encoding 4-coumarate--CoA ligase-like 7, encoding MPIIDNELVGEGVIDNEGQFHPSRYVPSITGENIVQKIQENVALHGNLTWMTDLSTGKSMTYSQLAVAIDRLHISLRRRGLRPRDTVGLVGSNHIEIPIVFFAVWKACGSCSGLDIGLFPEQIRNRLIETKCRFIMTDEPRAEKVLQAVQGLDIQVFVFGQAEGCIPIAQLFEPQEKFEHDEFEFDVLAPAWFTYSSGTTGIPKGIVHTHYSLSPYLRPPDDRNEQSELVGQKLMFTGSMVHGSGLFNFTRGTVEHKVIFTFSDPKLEAILHGINLIKPTVISIFPYELAGMCIHPELEKYDLSSVETLIYCGCSILSTFERRIFEIMSNLHNLISMYGMSETMLLTLDKPKPKPAIKMDREEIIKNHKIGSSGQVLPFAKLKIIDSNTGEKLGPGGVGEVVANTPFLMRGYLNQPTEVTDGWFSTGDQGYYDADGDLFVIGRYKEMIKYKAKKVAPSKIETQMMTHPAVKDVAVIGLPHDIDGEHPLAYVVIKTNQEGRPLANPQELIDFTNERVADKEKLRGGVRFIESIPRNKLGKILRHHLVAKLQSELNGAI
- the LOC124315464 gene encoding uncharacterized protein LOC124315464 isoform X3; protein product: MEVIDEFKKAIYVDRRMLLIKKTLIANHSRHINSTCNEGADLRGPHQKVIAYSVYGNLTQPNVNRRYLKPLVETAKTILRVYPGWNIRIYHNLTSHDESWRLFRKTFQEAGSHIDLCNATHIIQDHKLGKIFSMTWRWLPLLDDLVDTFMSRDADSPIIPREEDAVREWLSGDRIFHVMRDHPKHCVSMLGGLWGVKLDHERFKITNAAKRMLKKNHLHTYDYDQTLLSRHIWPIARTNVVAHDSYCCQYFPPARPFPTLRIGGGFVGMVGDLPANDNSTAAECPQQCRPKNASSEWRYC
- the LOC124315464 gene encoding uncharacterized protein LOC124315464 isoform X1, which gives rise to MGCLPMSSIRAYRFSLVLYFVILIVLVLIYFPVIDEFKKAIYVDRRMLLIKKTLIANHSRHINSTCNEGADLRGPHQKVIAYSVYGNLTQPNVNRRYLKPLVETAKTILRVYPGWNIRIYHNLTSHDESWRLFRKTFQEAGSHIDLCNATHIIQDHKLGKIFSMTWRWLPLLDDLVDTFMSRDADSPIIPREEDAVREWLSGDRIFHVMRDHPKHCVSMLGGLWGVKLDHERFKITNAAKRMLKKNHLHTYDYDQTLLSRHIWPIARTNVVAHDSYCCQYFPPARPFPTLRIGGGFVGMVGDLPANDNSTAAECPQQCRPKNASSEWRYC
- the LOC124315464 gene encoding uncharacterized protein LOC124315464 isoform X2, translated to MGCLPMSSIRAYRFSLVLYFVILIVLVLIYFPVIDEFKKAIYVDRRMLLIKKTLIANHSRHINSTCNEGADLRGPHQKVIAYSVYGNLTQPNVNRRYLKPLVETAKTILRVYPGWNIRIYHNLTSHDESWRLFRKTFQEAGSHIDLCNATHIIQDHKLGKIFSMTWRWLPLLDDLVDTFMSRDADSPIIPREEDAVRGLWGVKLDHERFKITNAAKRMLKKNHLHTYDYDQTLLSRHIWPIARTNVVAHDSYCCQYFPPARPFPTLRIGGGFVGMVGDLPANDNSTAAECPQQCRPKNASSEWRYC
- the LOC124315464 gene encoding uncharacterized protein LOC124315464 isoform X5; protein product: MLSKPILCHARTVNGRHINSTCNEGADLRGPHQKVIAYSVYGNLTQPNVNRRYLKPLVETAKTILRVYPGWNIRIYHNLTSHDESWRLFRKTFQEAGSHIDLCNATHIIQDHKLGKIFSMTWRWLPLLDDLVDTFMSRDADSPIIPREEDAVREWLSGDRIFHVMRDHPKHCVSMLGGLWGVKLDHERFKITNAAKRMLKKNHLHTYDYDQTLLSRHIWPIARTNVVAHDSYCCQYFPPARPFPTLRIGGGFVGMVGDLPANDNSTAAECPQQCRPKNASSEWRYC
- the LOC124315317 gene encoding uncharacterized protein LOC124315317 isoform X2, coding for MSKDRSVMVILFLVVFGCFQLAFGQNRDDTTAYLSTGSGGLGNNSQADGDRSSKFISLFSIVRFSNTPCTTSTGLNGTCFTSSECSKNGGTATGSCASGFGVCCVVTIQTCGQTTSLNSTYWQNPGYTNTYTTAGQCSLYVTKSSSDICQLRLDFIGFTLANPDATAKLTAGQCLVDVFTVTGQSNAVPAICGSNANQHIYMDMTPGTQTFSLNMILTGTTTSRLWNIRISQIPCGTSYTAPENCLQYFTEPTGKITSFNYQSATTPLVQHLAYQDYNICIRTNQGFCGICYVACTTAVTNAEPAFAISGVDTNVAAAAFAAATTSLVDVDCGNDWLQIPCATDQMNSVYTKASVASPTGPTLGCVNKLCGVFFSAVTAATASAPVYSYTKPFNIYFHTDGSEFGLASATLISASTESFGFCLSYTQQACSSTVSVTSG